The genomic segment TGGGAGTCGGTCAAGCGGCACTTCCGGGAGCTGGGCCACGACACCCAGACGCAGGACTTCACGGTGGTCGGCGTCGGCGACATGTCCGGCGACGTGTTCGGCAACGGGATGCTGCTGTCGAAGCACATCCGGCTGGTGGCCGCGTTCGACCACAGGCACATCTTCCTGGACCCGGACCCGGACTCGGCCCGGTCCTGGGAGGAACGCAAGCGGCTGTTCGACATGCCGCGCTCGTCGTGGGAGGACTACGACCGCGAGCTGATCTCCGCCGGCGGCGGCGTCTATTCGCGTACGGCGAAGTCGGTGCCGATCTCGCCGCAGGTCCGCGCGGTGCTCGGCCTCGACGACGACGTCACCCAGATCAGCCCGCAGGAGCTGATGAAGGCGATCCTCACCGCGCCGGTCGACCTGTTCTGGAACGGCGGCATCGGCACCTACGTCAAGGCGTCCAGCCAGACCAGCGCCGAGGTGGGGGACAAGTCCAACGACGCCATCCGGGTGGACGGCAAGAGCCTGCGCTGCCGGGTGGTCGGCGAGGGCGGCAACCTGGGCTTCACCCAGCAGGGCCGGATCGAGTACGCCTCGACCGGCGGCCGCATCTACACCGACTTCATCGACAACGCGGCCGGTGTGGACTGCTCCGACCACGAGGTCAACATCAAGATCCTGCTCAACACGGCGGTGGCCGACGGCGAGCTGGACCGGCCGGAGCGCGACGAGCTGCTGGCCCAGATGACCGACGAGGTCGCCGAGCTGGTGCTGCGGGACAACTACGACCAGGCGCGGGCACTGAACAACGCCCAGGCCCAGGCCGCCTCGCTGCTCCCGGTGCACCGGCGGATGATCAACGAGCTGGAGCGGTCCGGCGCGCTGAACCGGTCGCTGGAGGCGTTGCCGTCGGACGAGGAACTGGCGGTCCGCACCGAGAGCGGCCTGACCGCGCCGGAGTTCGCGGTGCTGCTCGCGTACGTCAAGATCGTGTTGGAGCGCGAGATCGTCGGCGAGGGCCTGGCGGACGAGGAGTGGACGACCGAGGTTCTGGTCAACTACTTCCCGACCCCGCTGCGGAAGCGCTTCGCCGACCGGATGGGCCGGCACCGCCTGCGCCGGGACATCGTCACCACGGTCCTGGTCAACGAGGCGATCAACCGGGGCGGCATCTCGTTCGTCTTCCGGGTGGTCGAGGAGACGGCCGCGTCCGCGGCGGACGTGCTCCGCGCGTACGTGGTGGTCCGCGAGGTGTTCGGCCTGCGCGACCTCTGGGACGCGGTCGAGGCGCTGGACAACAAGGTCTCGCCCGAGTTGCAGACGGCCGTCTACCTGGACACCCGGCGGCTCCTCGACCGCGCGGTGCGCTGGCTGGTCACCAACCGGCGCTCGCCGATCGACGTGCCGGCGGAGATCGCCCGGCTGCGTGACGGTGTGGCCCGGCTCCTGCCGGACCTGGAGCACCGGTTCTGGGGCACCGAGCGGGAGGCCATCGCGGCGCACATCGAGTCGCTGGTCGGCCGCGGGCTGCCGCGTGACCTGGCCGAGCAGGCGACCCGCCTGATGTACAGCTTCGGCCTGCTGGACATCGTCGAGACGGCGCAGGGCACCGGGCGGGACGTGAGCGAGGTGGCCTCGGTCTACTTCGTGCTCTCCGACCGGTTCCGGGTGGACGCGCTGCTGTCGAAGATCTCCCTGCTGCCCCGCGAGGACAGGTGGCAGACCCTGGCCCGGATGGCGCTGCGCTACGACCTGTACGCCGCGCTGGCCGCGCTCACCGCGGAGGTGCTCGGGTCGACGCCGGAGGACGTACCGCCGGTCGAGCGGGTGCAGGCGTGGGAGCAGGCGAACGCCACCTCGATCCACCGGGCGCACCGGGCGATGGGGGAGTTCGACGAGTCCCGCGCCGACCTGTCCGCGCTGTCGGTGCTGCTGCGCCAGATCCGTACCCTGGTCCGGACGTCGGCGGCGGCCTGACGCCGCACGCACGAGTGGCCCGGCGGTCGGTTCCCCGACCACCGGGCCACCGCCGTTCCCGGCCTCAGCCGGTCATCTCGGCGTAGACGACGATGTTGTTCAGGTAGCTGCCGGCCGTCTTGTCGAACACCCCGCCGCAGGTCACCACGCGTAGGGCGGGCGTGGCCGACGGCCCGTAGACCTGCGCGGCGGGAAAGGCGGTCTTCGGGTACGACCCCACCTCCCGCACCGCGAACGTGGCGGGCCTGCCGTCCTGCCGGGCGACCACGATCGTGTCGCCGGGCACCAGCGCGCCGAGGTTGAAGAACACCGCCGGGCCGAGCTGGGCGGAGTCGACGTGACCCACGATCACCGCGTTGCCGGCCTCGCCCGGGCTGGCGCCGGGGGAGTACCAGCCGGCCTTCATGGCCTGGTCCAGCGGGGGCACCTGGACCGTGCCGTCCGGATTCGTGCCGAGCGACATGATCGGGGCCTGCACCCCGATGCGGGGGATCGAGATGGTGACCGGCGCGGACCGGGGCAGCGGGGCCGCTCCGGTGGCACCCGTCGCGGCCGGGGCGCCCGGGGTGGCGGGCCCGGCCGGCACGCCCGGCGTCGCCTGGCCGGTGGCGCCCGCAGTCGGTTGCCCGTCGCCGCCGGGTACGGGCTGGGCGGAGGCGTCCGGTGTCACCCGCCCTCCGGCGTCCGGGTCGGTGTAGACGGTGCCCGGATCGATCTGTGGCTCCGTGGTGACCGGGCCCGCCTGCGAGATCGGCTGCGGCGGGGCGGGTGGCGGTACGGTGCGGACCGACGCGCCGACCAGCCCGGCCCCGGCCATGGCGAGCAGGACGACGACGGCCGTGCCGACGGCACGCCACGGACTTCCGTGACGGCCGCCGGCCCGGGTCGTCGTCCGGTCAGACCAGGCCACCGGCCCGCCGCCGGCGCAGCAGCACCAGGCCGCCCAGCGCCGCGGCACCGATCATGCCGGCGCCACCGGTGGCGAGGTTGCGGTCCACGCCGGTGGTCGTCATGCCGCCGTCGCCACCGTCGACCCCGCCGCGCGGCAGGACGACCAGCTCGCCCTCACCGCAGGAGCCCCGCAGCTCGTAGCGGCCCGGCCGGGCGTCGTGCGAGACGGTGGCCTCGCCGTAGTAGACGAAGTCCTTCCCGTGCTCCCAGCCGTCCTTGTCGTAGTCGCGCTCGGCGTCCTTGCCGTAGTCGCCCTTCTCGTCCTGCCAGGCGCCTCCGCTCGCCTGCCAGTCGTCCTTGCCGCCCTGCCACGAGCCGTGCTCGTCCTTGCCGTAGTCGCGCTCGGCGTCCTTGCCGTACTCGCCCTTGGCGTCCTTGCCGTGCTCGTCCTTGCCGTGCCGCTCCTTGCCGTCGGGGCCGTGCGCGTCCTTGGTCCAGTCGGGCTCGCCCCGCTTCTCCTTCTCCCAGCCCGGCTCGGCGTCCTGGCCGTACTCGTCGTGCCCCTGCCAGTCCCCGGGCTCGACGGCCGCGCCGGCACCCGCACCGCCCGGCTGCGGCTGTCCTTCCGGCTGGCCGCCCGGCTGGGGCTGGTTCGCCGGAGGCTGCGGCATCCCGTCGCCGCCCGGACCGTTCCCGCCCGGACCGTTCCCGCCCGGACCGTTGCCGCCCGGACCGTTGCCGCCGGGGCCCTTGTCGTCCCAGCCCGGCTCGCCGCGGCCGTCCGGACCCTTGCCGTGCTCGTCCTTGCCGTCCGGGCCCTTGCCGTGCTCGTCCTTGCCGTCCGGGCCCTTGCCGTGCTCGTCCTTGCCGTCCGGGCCCTTGCCGTGCTCGTCCTTGCCCTCCGGGCCCTTGTCGTCCCAGCCCCAGTCCTTGTCACCGCCCCAGTCGCCGCCGCGGTCGGTCCGGTCGCCGTGCTCGCCGTCCCGGGCCGGGTGCAGGTCGACCTTGCCGGTCACCTTCGACCAGACGGTGGCGTGCTTCTGCGGCTCGGAGCAGATCGCGAGCAGTTCGACGGTGTCCCCCGCCTTCACCACGTGCGGCTTGGCGATGACCTTGCTGTCGTCGTGCCCGCCCGCGTAGGCCATCCCCGGGGTGAACGCGAGAAGGCCCGCCCCGCCGAGAGCGGCGCCCGCGACCACCTTCCCGAGCATCTTCTTAGCCATGACCAGCGTCTCCATCCCTGTTCGTCCTGAGCCCGACGTCAGTCGCGCTAAGGCCGACGTTAGACCTTTTCGCGAGTTATTCGGGGAAAGATTCGCTTTTAGGAGTTTGTCGAGATCAGGCGTGTCCGCGCTGTCCCAGACCCGCCGCGCCGATCGGCCCCACTTCGGTCGCCGTCGTCGCCGCTTCGCCCGTCGTGCCCCGGCGTCGCGGAGGTGCGCGCCGTGGGTGGAACGTCACGGGTGTCATCGGGCCGTTCTGACACCCATGGCGTTCCATCGAGCCGGGCGGGTCGTAGCGGACGGGGTTGGTGGGACGGGCGGGGCGGGTGCGGGCCGGCGGTAGGGTGGGCGGCGAGCGCATCGAACCATTGCCATGGAAGCGCTCCCATGCAAGAATCGCTGCACGCGGTTCGGGGAGCCACACCGCGAGCTCAGACGTCGAGGGCAACCGGCACCGCCGGACGACGTCCGGCTCCATCGGCCGGTCCTGCGGACCGGTCGGCACCACCACCCCCACAACGCCCGTCCGGGTCGGGCGTCCCCCGAAGAAACCCGTGGCGCGCACGGTCGTTTCCACGACCGCCGCCGCCATTTGCGCCGGGCCGTACGCGGATCCGGTCTCGCCCAAGGAGATCAGTGGCATGAATCTGTGGAGAAGGCTGTCCGGCCGGAGCCGGACGCTCGCGCTCACCAGCGCCGGCGTCCTGGTAGCCGGTGGACTGGTGACCCTCCCGGTCACCGCGGCGCAGGCCGCCACCCAGTGCAGCGTGACCTACACGACCAGCGACTGGCCCGGTGGTTTCACCGGCAACGTGACCATCAGGAACATCGGTGACGCGCTCAGCTCGTGGAACCTCGGCTTCACCTTCCCGAACAGCTCGCAGCGCGTGGTGAACGGCTGGTCCGCGAGGTGGTCCCAGAGCGGGCAGAACGTCACCGCGCAGAACGAGTCGTACAACGGGTCGCTCGCCAGCGGCGCCAGCACCACCATCGGCTTCAACGGCTCCTGGAGCGGCAGCAACCCCAAGCCGACCCAGTTCACGCTCAACGGCACTGTGTGCAACGGCGGCACGCCGACCACCAGCACCCCGCCGACGAGCACGCCGCCGACCAGCACGCCGCCCACGAGCACGCCGCCGACGTCGACCCCGCCGACCTCGACGCCGCCGACCAGCCCGCCGCCGCCCGGGCAGCGGGTCGACAACCCGTACGCCGGTGTGAAGGGGTACGTGAACCCCGAGTGGAAGGCCAAGGCCGAGTCGGTGTCCGGCGGCAACCGGGTGTCGAACAACCCGACCGCCGTCTGGATCGACCGGATCGCCGCCATCAACGGCACGCCGGACAGCAGCTCCAACGGCGCGATGGGCGTCCGTGACCACCTGGACGCCGCGGTCGCCCAGGGTGCCGGCTACATCCAGTTCGTCATCTACAACCTGCCCGGCCGGGACTGCTCCGCGCTCGCCTCGAACGGTGAGCTGGGCCCGGACGAGCTGCCCCGCTACAAGGCCGAGTACATCGACCCGATCGCCGCGATCCAGGGCGACTCGAAGTACCGGAACCTGCGCATCGTCAACATCATCGAGATCGACTCGCTGCCCAACCTGGTGACCAACACCTCGGGCAACGCGGGCGGCACGGTCATGTGTGACACGGTGAAGGCCAACGGCGCGTACGTGAACGGTGTCGGCTACGCCCTGGCGAAGCTGGGCGCGATCGGCAACGTCTACAACTACATCGACGCCGCCCACCACGGCTGGATCGGCTGGGACAGCAACTTCGGCCCGGTCGCCGACCAGCTCAAGGCCGCCGCTGTGGCCTCCGGCAGCACCGTCGCCAACGTGCAGGGCTTCATCGTCAACACGGCGAACTACTCCGCGCTGAGGGAGCCGTACGTCAAGATCACCGACACGGTGAACGGCCAGACCGTCCGGCAGTCCAAGTGGGCCGACTGGAACCAGTACCTCGACGAGCTGTCGTTCGCCCAGGCGTTCCGGCAGAAGCTGGTCTCGATCGGCTTCGACAGCAACATCGGCATGCTGATCGACACCTCCCGCAACGGTTGGGGCGGCGCCGCCCGGCCGACCGGCCCCGGCCCGTCGACCAGCGTGGACGCGTACGTCGACGGCGGCCGGGTCGACCGCCGCTTCCACACCGGCAACTGGTGCAACCAGGCCGGCGCGGGTCTCGGCGAGCGGCCGCAGGCCAACCCGGAGCCCGGGATCGACGCCTACGTCTGGGTGAAGCCCCCGGGTGAGTCGGACGGCTCCAGCAAGGAGATCCCGAACAACGAGGGCAAGGGCTTCGACCGGATGTGCGACCCGACCTACACCGGCAACGCCCGCAACGGCAACAACATGTCCGGTGCCCTGCCGGACGCGCCGATCTCCGGCGCCTGGTTCGCGGCCCAGTTCCAGCAGCTCATGCAGAACGCGTACCCGCCGCTCTCCTGAGCCGCGGTGAGGGCCACCCGCCGCGGCGGGAGTGAGGCACCGCCGCGCGGGTTCCCCGGGCCCCTGGTCGACGCCCACGTCGACCAGGGGCCCTCGGCCGTCCCGGTGTCAGGGCACGGTGCGCTCGATCGCCGCCCGGCCCAGCTCGGCCAGGTCGCGGCGGGCCCGTTCCAGGTTCTCCGGCGTCACGTCCTGACCCCGGGCCTGCACCAGGTCCTCCGGATCCCAGGGCTGCTCGGCGCCGGTACGGATGTCGTCCGGGGCGGCACCGGTGCCGGTGCCGGTCGCGCCGGTCCCGGCCGCGTACGGGTCACCGATCAGGTTCGGTGAACCGGTGTCCGGCACCGCGCCGTCCGGCTCGGTGAAGACGGGGTTGTCCGGGTCGGTGCCGCCGCTGCGCAACTGGGGCACCGTGCTGTCGTCGTCCACCGCCGCGGCCACCTCGGGGGTCTCCTCCAGCGGCCGCTCGCCACCGCGGTCACGATCGGTCATGCTGCTGCCCTCCTGTCCCTTCGCGTGATCCCCGTGGCCTACCCGGTGCGGACCGCGCCATGCGGGCGGAGGGGTCAGGACTCGTCGCGCTGCGGCTCCGGCGGCTCGGTCGGGCGCAGCCGCTGCCACAGCAGCATCAGCAGCCCGAACACCAGCATCGCCGCGCCGGCCCACAGGTTGATCCGCAGGCCCTGCGCCTTCTCGATCTCGGCGGAGGTGTCGAACAGTCCCAGCAACCCGACGATCAGGCCGTACGCCACGAACAGGCCGCCGATGACCCGGCGGATGTCGAACAGCCGGGCCGCGGCGGAGCGCTCCTCCCGGGCGTCCTCGGTCTCGTCGACCAGCGGGTCGTGCGCCTCGCCGCCCTGGTAGTGGCGGTCCGCGTCGTCTGCCATGGCGTGCGTCCCCTCCTTCAGAAGACCGGGATGTAGAACAGGGCGGCGAGGACCACGGCGACGACGCCGAGCAGCACCGGGGAGCGGTACCAGGCGGTGTCGCCGGCCAGCGAGTCGTCGGCGAGCGTGGTGTCGCTGAGGCCGTACACCAGCCCGGTCAGCTCCCGGTCGGTCTTCGGCCGGGTCAGCGGCGTGACGACCGCGGCTACCACCGCGACGGTGGCGAAGGCCAGGCCGGCGCCCCAGAAGCTCTCCTCCAGGTCCGAGTTGAAACTGATCACGCCGCCCTTGTAGAGCAGGTAGGTGGCGGTCGCGACGACGGTGCCGGACAGCAGCGACCAGAACCCGGCCAGCGGCGTCATCCGCCGCCAGAACATGCCGATGATGAAGGTGCCGAACAGCGGGGCGTTGAAGACCGAGAACAGCGCCTGGATGTAGTTCATGATGTTG from the Micromonospora sp. WMMA1947 genome contains:
- a CDS encoding glycoside hydrolase family 6 protein; its protein translation is MNLWRRLSGRSRTLALTSAGVLVAGGLVTLPVTAAQAATQCSVTYTTSDWPGGFTGNVTIRNIGDALSSWNLGFTFPNSSQRVVNGWSARWSQSGQNVTAQNESYNGSLASGASTTIGFNGSWSGSNPKPTQFTLNGTVCNGGTPTTSTPPTSTPPTSTPPTSTPPTSTPPTSTPPTSPPPPGQRVDNPYAGVKGYVNPEWKAKAESVSGGNRVSNNPTAVWIDRIAAINGTPDSSSNGAMGVRDHLDAAVAQGAGYIQFVIYNLPGRDCSALASNGELGPDELPRYKAEYIDPIAAIQGDSKYRNLRIVNIIEIDSLPNLVTNTSGNAGGTVMCDTVKANGAYVNGVGYALAKLGAIGNVYNYIDAAHHGWIGWDSNFGPVADQLKAAAVASGSTVANVQGFIVNTANYSALREPYVKITDTVNGQTVRQSKWADWNQYLDELSFAQAFRQKLVSIGFDSNIGMLIDTSRNGWGGAARPTGPGPSTSVDAYVDGGRVDRRFHTGNWCNQAGAGLGERPQANPEPGIDAYVWVKPPGESDGSSKEIPNNEGKGFDRMCDPTYTGNARNGNNMSGALPDAPISGAWFAAQFQQLMQNAYPPLS
- a CDS encoding class F sortase — protein: MAWSDRTTTRAGGRHGSPWRAVGTAVVVLLAMAGAGLVGASVRTVPPPAPPQPISQAGPVTTEPQIDPGTVYTDPDAGGRVTPDASAQPVPGGDGQPTAGATGQATPGVPAGPATPGAPAATGATGAAPLPRSAPVTISIPRIGVQAPIMSLGTNPDGTVQVPPLDQAMKAGWYSPGASPGEAGNAVIVGHVDSAQLGPAVFFNLGALVPGDTIVVARQDGRPATFAVREVGSYPKTAFPAAQVYGPSATPALRVVTCGGVFDKTAGSYLNNIVVYAEMTG